A single Micromonospora sp. CCTCC AA 2012012 DNA region contains:
- a CDS encoding VOC family protein, with protein MSTRQSRCRGRQAVAPGAQGRTQRRPVGGHTDQRFESHGTTFVYLVNGPVKIELLAGAADRQAPTRDALTSMDPARLHHFCLAVDDLDATVARLRDLDVPLIGGPMQVAAIGQRIAFVTDNLGTIIELAEPGTRRAARRN; from the coding sequence GTGTCGACTCGGCAATCCCGCTGCCGCGGGAGACAGGCGGTCGCGCCAGGCGCGCAGGGTCGCACCCAGCGTCGTCCCGTCGGCGGTCATACCGACCAGCGGTTCGAGTCCCACGGCACGACGTTCGTCTACCTCGTCAACGGCCCTGTCAAGATCGAGCTCCTGGCCGGCGCAGCGGATCGTCAGGCACCGACCCGGGACGCCCTGACGAGCATGGACCCGGCGCGACTGCACCACTTCTGCCTCGCCGTCGACGATCTCGACGCGACCGTCGCCCGGCTGCGCGACCTCGACGTGCCGCTGATCGGCGGCCCCATGCAGGTGGCGGCGATCGGTCAGCGCATCGCGTTCGTCACCGACAACCTCGGCACCATCATCGAGCTTGCCGAGCCCGGCACCCGGCGCGCTGCTCGCCGGAACTGA
- a CDS encoding helix-turn-helix transcriptional regulator encodes MGLEPLVGMTADGTTLGATLRAWRDRLSPAAAGLPSRHARRAKGLRREELAELAGVSVDYVVRLEQGRSTTPSAQVVAALARALQLTDSERDHLHRLAGLAAPSHAEPSDHLPPGLQRLLNRLDDTATAVFAADWQLIWWNRGWAALLGDPSSTPPPLRNFARDTFPVDDAGPRLSHWPVTSLAQDTVESAVVSDLRRATGRFPESPRLTGLIRLLTTGNARFAELWAAGAVGAHREDHKIVQHPAVGPIAVDCDVITDGDAERKIVVLTAAPESADETRFRLALLSGVPA; translated from the coding sequence GTGGGACTCGAACCGCTGGTCGGTATGACCGCCGACGGGACGACGCTGGGTGCGACCCTGCGCGCCTGGCGCGACCGCCTGTCTCCCGCGGCAGCGGGATTGCCGAGTCGACACGCACGCCGGGCGAAGGGCCTGCGCCGGGAGGAACTCGCGGAACTCGCCGGGGTCTCGGTCGACTACGTCGTCCGCCTGGAGCAGGGGCGCTCCACCACCCCGTCGGCGCAGGTCGTCGCCGCGCTCGCCCGCGCCCTGCAGCTCACCGACTCGGAACGGGACCATCTCCACCGGCTGGCCGGTCTCGCCGCGCCGTCCCACGCGGAGCCCTCCGACCATCTCCCGCCCGGTCTCCAGCGCCTCCTCAACCGGCTGGACGACACCGCCACCGCGGTCTTCGCGGCGGACTGGCAGCTGATCTGGTGGAACCGTGGTTGGGCGGCACTGTTGGGGGACCCGTCGTCGACACCGCCGCCGCTGCGCAACTTCGCTCGCGACACTTTTCCGGTCGACGACGCGGGACCCCGCCTGTCGCACTGGCCGGTGACCTCGCTCGCCCAGGACACGGTCGAGTCGGCCGTCGTGTCCGACCTGCGCCGGGCGACCGGACGCTTCCCGGAGAGCCCCCGACTGACCGGCCTGATCCGGCTCCTCACCACGGGCAACGCACGCTTCGCGGAGCTGTGGGCCGCCGGCGCGGTCGGCGCCCACCGCGAGGACCACAAGATCGTCCAACACCCTGCGGTCGGCCCGATCGCGGTGGACTGCGACGTGATCACCGACGGCGACGCCGAACGGAAGATCGTCGTCCTGACGGCGGCGCCGGAGAGCGCGGACGAGACCCGGTTCCGGCTGGCGCTGCTGTCCGGCGTCCCCGCTTAG
- a CDS encoding DUF3099 domain-containing protein — MKRQAYQPILITDASRSQDDQLTSRQKRYVLMMGVRVACLVAGAILVGVKAPLLWLWLPLCGLGMVLIPWLAVLLANDRPPKEEHRLAHRFQARARDEAPPMSLTTEERPHKIIDVEP, encoded by the coding sequence GTGAAGCGTCAGGCGTACCAGCCGATCCTGATCACCGACGCCTCGCGCAGCCAGGACGACCAGCTCACCAGCCGGCAGAAGCGTTACGTGCTGATGATGGGCGTCCGGGTCGCCTGCCTGGTGGCCGGTGCGATCCTGGTCGGCGTGAAGGCCCCCCTGCTCTGGCTCTGGCTGCCGCTGTGCGGCCTGGGCATGGTGCTCATCCCCTGGCTGGCGGTGCTGCTGGCCAACGACCGCCCGCCGAAGGAGGAGCACCGGCTCGCCCACCGGTTCCAGGCTCGGGCGCGCGACGAGGCCCCGCCGATGAGCCTCACCACCGAGGAACGCCCCCACAAGATCATCGACGTCGAGCCCTAA
- a CDS encoding low temperature requirement protein A — protein sequence MCSATAATGGGPVDERGSALLRGGVSATRATFLELFFDLAFVFALTRISQRLIDDVSTHGRDPFRESAQTVLLFLALWMVWTVAAWVTSRYEPEQAAIQFVVVASMFGSLVMAVAAPRAFSGRALTFALAYVVIQVGRPLFLTLALRGHPRRSVTARIMVWAGFGAVPWLVGALVPTAQEVLWTLALAWDYVGLALGWPLPGRGAARASGWAVAGEHLAERYQQFFLISLGETILIIGLTFSGAAYSADRALAFTLSFLTTVLLWRIYFHRAGHVLADAIREARRPGVLGESASWTHLLIVVGVLLTGVGYELVIVHPYGGAAPGWPVFVTGGPALFLAARARFEYEIFGRVSRTRVVGVVVLLALAPLGRLLSPVTVLGLSALVLAGIAAGDAWRARGRPAEEPASPL from the coding sequence TTGTGTTCCGCGACGGCGGCGACGGGCGGGGGACCGGTGGACGAGCGGGGCTCGGCGCTGCTGCGCGGCGGCGTCAGCGCGACCCGGGCGACCTTCCTGGAGCTCTTCTTCGACCTGGCCTTCGTCTTCGCCCTGACCCGGATCTCGCAGCGGCTCATCGACGACGTGTCGACGCACGGGCGCGACCCGTTCCGGGAGTCGGCGCAGACCGTGCTGCTCTTCCTCGCGCTCTGGATGGTCTGGACGGTGGCGGCCTGGGTGACCAGCCGCTACGAGCCGGAACAGGCGGCCATCCAGTTCGTCGTCGTCGCCTCGATGTTCGGCAGCCTGGTGATGGCGGTCGCCGCGCCCCGGGCGTTCAGCGGACGGGCGCTGACCTTCGCGCTGGCGTACGTGGTGATCCAGGTCGGCCGCCCGCTCTTCCTCACCCTGGCCCTGCGCGGCCATCCGCGCCGGTCGGTCACCGCGCGGATCATGGTCTGGGCCGGCTTCGGCGCGGTGCCGTGGCTGGTCGGCGCCCTGGTGCCGACGGCGCAGGAGGTGCTCTGGACGCTCGCCCTCGCCTGGGACTACGTCGGGCTGGCGCTCGGCTGGCCGCTGCCGGGCCGGGGGGCGGCGCGGGCCTCCGGCTGGGCCGTCGCGGGCGAGCACCTGGCCGAGCGCTACCAGCAGTTCTTCCTGATCTCGCTGGGCGAGACGATCCTGATCATCGGGCTGACCTTCAGCGGCGCCGCGTACTCCGCCGACCGGGCGCTCGCCTTCACGCTGTCGTTCCTCACCACGGTGCTGCTGTGGCGGATCTACTTCCACCGGGCCGGGCACGTGCTGGCGGACGCCATCCGGGAGGCCCGCCGGCCGGGGGTGCTGGGCGAGTCGGCGAGCTGGACGCACCTGCTGATCGTGGTCGGGGTGCTGCTCACCGGCGTCGGCTACGAGCTGGTCATCGTCCACCCGTACGGGGGTGCGGCGCCGGGGTGGCCGGTCTTCGTGACCGGCGGGCCGGCGCTCTTCCTGGCCGCCCGGGCCCGCTTCGAGTACGAGATCTTCGGGCGGGTGTCGCGGACCCGGGTCGTCGGGGTGGTGGTGCTGCTGGCGCTGGCCCCGCTGGGGCGTCTGCTGTCGCCGGTCACCGTGCTGGGGCTCAGCGCGCTGGTGCTGGCCGGGATCGCGGCCGGCGACGCGTGGCGGGCGCGGGGGCGGCCGGCGGAGGAGCCGGCGTCGCCGCTGTAG
- a CDS encoding HhH-GPD-type base excision DNA repair protein, with protein sequence MTLSLPIDPAANELLARSPLALLLGMVLDQQVPMEKAFSSPYVLATRLGHEPDARELAGYDPEALVALFAGPPALHRFPKAMAARVQEVCQVLVDRYDGDPARLWSEAADGPELLRRVAELPGFGKQKAQIFVALLGKRFGVTPTGWREAAGGYGDADAYRSVADVTDTESLRRVREYKQQTKAAAKAAKG encoded by the coding sequence ATGACGCTGTCTCTGCCCATCGACCCGGCAGCCAACGAACTGCTCGCCCGCAGTCCGCTCGCACTGCTGCTCGGGATGGTCCTCGACCAGCAGGTGCCGATGGAGAAGGCGTTCTCCTCGCCGTACGTGCTGGCCACCCGGCTCGGTCACGAGCCGGACGCCCGGGAACTGGCCGGGTACGACCCGGAGGCCCTGGTCGCCCTCTTCGCCGGGCCGCCCGCCCTGCACCGGTTCCCCAAGGCGATGGCGGCCCGGGTGCAGGAGGTCTGCCAGGTCCTCGTCGACCGGTACGACGGCGACCCGGCCCGGCTCTGGTCCGAGGCGGCCGACGGGCCGGAGCTGCTGCGTCGGGTCGCCGAGCTGCCCGGCTTCGGGAAGCAGAAGGCGCAGATCTTCGTGGCCCTGCTCGGCAAGCGGTTCGGGGTGACCCCGACGGGCTGGCGGGAGGCGGCCGGCGGGTACGGCGACGCGGACGCGTACCGGTCGGTGGCGGACGTCACCGACACGGAGTCGCTGCGCCGGGTGCGGGAGTACAAGCAGCAGACGAAGGCGGCGGCGAAGGCCGCGAAGGGCTGA
- a CDS encoding S8 family peptidase, translating to MSDVSVPRRRVLRALAVTAAAAALTAAATPALAAPTGQIRNAGAPDAISGSYLVVLKGDAVGAANSLAARTAVPARAATLSKRYGGAVGDVWSAALTGYSAKMSVGQARRLAADPAVAYVEQDRVVTAQGTQTGATWGLDRIDQRSLPLNGSYTYPNTATNVRAYIIDTGIRITHSDFGGRASWGTNTVDTNNTDCNGHGTHVAGTVGGAKYGVAKGVRLIAVKVLNCSGSGSTSGVVSGVNWVTSNAVKPAVANMSLGGGASTTLDNAVASSISSGVTYGIAGGNSGANACNYSPARVASAITVGATTSSDARASYSNYGSCLDIFAPGSSITSDWNSSDTGTNTISGTSMATPHVVGTAALVLGANPGYTPAQVASYLTTNATTGKVTSPGSGSPNRLLFVVN from the coding sequence ATGTCCGACGTGTCCGTCCCCCGGCGTCGCGTGCTGCGCGCGCTCGCCGTCACGGCCGCCGCCGCGGCCCTCACCGCCGCCGCCACCCCCGCCCTCGCCGCGCCGACCGGTCAGATCCGCAACGCCGGGGCCCCGGACGCGATCAGCGGCAGCTACCTCGTCGTGCTCAAGGGCGACGCCGTCGGCGCCGCCAACAGCCTCGCTGCCCGCACCGCCGTCCCGGCCCGCGCCGCCACCCTCAGCAAGCGGTACGGCGGGGCCGTCGGCGACGTGTGGAGCGCCGCGCTGACCGGTTACAGCGCGAAGATGAGCGTCGGCCAGGCACGCCGCCTCGCCGCCGACCCGGCCGTCGCGTACGTCGAGCAGGACCGGGTGGTCACCGCCCAGGGCACCCAGACCGGGGCGACCTGGGGGCTGGACCGGATCGACCAGCGCAGCCTGCCGCTCAACGGCTCCTACACCTACCCGAACACCGCCACCAACGTGCGGGCGTACATCATCGACACCGGGATCCGGATCACCCACAGCGACTTCGGCGGCCGGGCCAGTTGGGGCACCAACACGGTGGATACCAACAACACCGACTGCAACGGCCACGGCACGCACGTCGCCGGCACCGTCGGCGGCGCGAAGTACGGCGTCGCCAAGGGCGTCCGGCTGATCGCGGTGAAGGTGCTCAACTGCTCCGGCAGCGGCAGCACCTCCGGCGTGGTCAGCGGCGTCAACTGGGTCACCTCGAACGCGGTCAAGCCGGCGGTGGCCAACATGAGCCTCGGCGGTGGCGCCAGCACCACCCTGGACAACGCGGTGGCCAGCTCGATCAGCTCCGGCGTCACGTACGGCATCGCGGGCGGCAACTCGGGAGCCAACGCCTGCAACTACTCGCCGGCCCGGGTCGCCTCGGCCATCACCGTCGGCGCCACCACCAGCAGCGACGCCCGTGCCTCGTACTCGAACTACGGCTCCTGCCTGGACATCTTCGCCCCCGGCTCGTCGATCACGTCGGACTGGAACAGCAGCGACACCGGCACCAACACGATCAGCGGCACCTCGATGGCCACCCCGCACGTGGTCGGCACGGCGGCCCTCGTGCTCGGCGCCAACCCCGGCTACACCCCGGCGCAGGTGGCCAGCTACCTCACCACCAACGCCACCACCGGCAAGGTGACCAGCCCGGGCAGCGGCTCGCCGAACCGGCTGCTCTTCGTCGTCAACTGA
- a CDS encoding DUF7782 domain-containing protein encodes MLLSPAGVEALRTALTRAGFTSNGIAGRLGPQATGGAARNDFRAALRATEDRDPLATLIRVFICDQTESEAAVAAALAPLPVEEALAGGIVERHGDGLRAGVDLEPYGDDWWVLADVPASARPGKPLHSEHVLGIGGATQTLIGATVRRPVQTALDLGTGSGVQALHLATHARRVTATDVSERALRFAATTAALNGQDWELLRGDLVAPVAGRRFDLVVSNPPFVVGPGTTTHVYRDSGRVGDAIGAELAAAAPHLLTEGGTMQYLANWVHVTGEDWGERVAGWFAGTGLDAWVIQREVADPMAYVNLWLTDVGHTHDPQRMADWLDWFDAHKVEAIGFGIVSLRRSGRDEPIVRVEDLRQRVEPPMGDRIAAWFDRQDWLRVRDTDALLAARYRAAEGLQLRQEATMGDEGWAVDRQVLAMPHGLRWSEEVDPLVLALVGGADGRLALRDQLALLAAAHDVVPEELAEAAGPIVTHLVERGIIEPVDPALGDGPAR; translated from the coding sequence ATGCTGCTCTCCCCCGCCGGCGTCGAGGCGCTGCGCACCGCGCTGACCCGGGCCGGGTTCACCTCGAACGGCATCGCCGGCCGGCTGGGCCCGCAGGCCACCGGTGGGGCCGCCCGCAACGACTTCCGCGCGGCGCTGCGCGCCACCGAGGACCGGGATCCCCTCGCCACGCTGATCCGGGTCTTCATCTGCGACCAGACCGAGTCGGAGGCCGCGGTGGCGGCCGCCCTCGCGCCGCTGCCGGTCGAGGAGGCCCTGGCCGGCGGGATCGTCGAACGGCACGGCGACGGCCTGCGCGCCGGCGTCGACCTGGAGCCGTACGGGGACGACTGGTGGGTGCTCGCCGACGTGCCGGCCAGCGCCCGACCGGGCAAGCCCCTGCACAGCGAACACGTGCTCGGCATCGGCGGGGCCACCCAGACGCTGATCGGCGCGACCGTCCGCCGCCCGGTGCAGACCGCGCTGGACCTCGGCACCGGCTCCGGCGTGCAGGCGCTGCACCTGGCCACCCACGCCCGGCGGGTCACCGCCACCGACGTCTCAGAGCGGGCGCTGCGCTTCGCCGCCACCACCGCCGCCCTCAACGGCCAGGACTGGGAGCTGCTCCGCGGCGACCTGGTCGCCCCGGTCGCCGGTCGCCGCTTCGACCTGGTGGTCAGCAACCCGCCCTTCGTGGTCGGCCCCGGCACCACCACGCACGTCTACCGGGACTCCGGCCGGGTCGGCGACGCGATCGGCGCGGAACTCGCCGCCGCCGCCCCGCACCTGCTCACCGAGGGCGGCACCATGCAGTACCTGGCCAACTGGGTGCACGTCACCGGCGAGGACTGGGGCGAGCGGGTGGCCGGCTGGTTCGCCGGCACCGGGCTGGACGCCTGGGTGATCCAGCGCGAGGTGGCGGACCCGATGGCGTACGTCAACCTCTGGCTCACCGACGTCGGCCACACCCACGACCCGCAGCGGATGGCGGACTGGCTGGACTGGTTCGACGCGCACAAGGTGGAGGCGATCGGGTTCGGCATCGTCTCGCTGCGCCGCTCCGGCCGGGACGAGCCGATCGTCCGGGTGGAGGACCTGCGGCAGCGGGTGGAGCCGCCGATGGGCGACCGGATCGCCGCCTGGTTCGACCGCCAGGACTGGCTCCGGGTACGTGACACCGACGCGCTGCTCGCCGCGCGCTACCGGGCCGCCGAGGGCCTCCAGCTGCGGCAGGAGGCCACCATGGGCGACGAGGGCTGGGCGGTGGACCGGCAGGTGCTCGCCATGCCGCACGGGCTGCGCTGGTCGGAGGAGGTCGACCCGTTGGTGCTCGCCCTGGTCGGCGGTGCGGACGGTCGGCTGGCCCTGCGCGACCAGCTCGCGCTGCTCGCCGCCGCGCACGACGTGGTCCCGGAGGAGCTGGCCGAGGCGGCCGGCCCGATCGTGACCCACCTGGTCGAGCGCGGCATCATCGAGCCGGTGGACCCGGCCCTCGGCGACGGGCCGGCGCGCTGA
- the dtd gene encoding D-aminoacyl-tRNA deacylase, with the protein MRALVQTVSRASVTVDGEVVGQITDGLLVLLGVTHADTPQIAATMARKIHELRILDEERSAADVGAPILVVSQFTLYGDARKGRRPSWTAAAPADQAEPLVTAVVDELRARGAKVETGRFRTHMLVESTNTGPRTLLLDL; encoded by the coding sequence ATGCGGGCTCTGGTGCAGACCGTCAGCCGGGCCAGCGTGACGGTCGACGGTGAGGTGGTCGGTCAGATCACCGACGGCCTGCTGGTGCTGCTCGGGGTCACCCACGCCGACACGCCGCAGATCGCGGCGACGATGGCCCGCAAGATCCACGAGCTGCGGATCCTCGACGAGGAGCGGAGCGCCGCCGACGTCGGCGCGCCGATCCTGGTGGTCAGCCAGTTCACCCTCTACGGCGACGCCCGCAAGGGCCGCCGCCCGAGCTGGACCGCCGCCGCCCCCGCCGACCAGGCCGAACCCCTGGTCACCGCCGTGGTCGACGAACTGCGGGCCCGCGGCGCCAAGGTGGAGACCGGCCGCTTCCGCACCCACATGCTGGTGGAGAGCACCAACACCGGCCCCCGCACCCTCCTCCTCGACCTCTGA
- a CDS encoding sporulation protein has protein sequence MVFKRLMQAMGVGGPSVETVLANPNCRPGGYLEGRIQVAGGDHAVDVSYVALGLVTRVEVESGDSEYDTNQEFGRRQMTGAFRLEPGQRHDIPFRFDVPWETPLTDLYGQHLHGMTMGLRTELEVARAVDSGDLDPVAVHPLPAQERLLEALLRLGFRFARADVERGHIYGVRQHLPFYQEIEFHPAPQYARAINQLEVTFVTDPQQVQVVLEIDKRGGVFTEGRDAFGRFTVDHATADRTDWTAQLDAWLRQSLHHRGLFF, from the coding sequence GTGGTCTTCAAGCGGCTCATGCAGGCGATGGGTGTGGGCGGTCCGTCGGTGGAGACGGTGCTGGCGAACCCGAACTGCCGTCCCGGCGGCTACCTGGAGGGCCGGATCCAGGTGGCCGGCGGTGACCACGCGGTGGACGTCTCGTACGTGGCGCTCGGTCTGGTCACCCGGGTCGAGGTGGAGAGCGGCGACTCGGAGTACGACACCAACCAGGAGTTCGGCCGGCGGCAGATGACCGGCGCGTTCCGGCTGGAGCCGGGGCAGCGGCACGACATCCCGTTCCGTTTCGACGTGCCGTGGGAGACGCCGCTGACCGACCTGTACGGCCAGCACCTGCACGGCATGACGATGGGGCTGCGGACCGAGCTGGAGGTGGCCCGCGCGGTGGACTCCGGCGACCTGGACCCGGTGGCGGTGCACCCGCTCCCGGCGCAGGAGCGGCTGCTGGAGGCGTTGCTGCGGCTGGGCTTCCGGTTCGCCCGGGCCGACGTGGAGCGGGGCCACATCTACGGCGTACGGCAGCACCTGCCGTTCTACCAGGAGATCGAGTTCCACCCGGCGCCGCAGTACGCCCGCGCGATCAACCAGCTGGAGGTCACCTTCGTCACCGACCCGCAGCAGGTGCAGGTGGTGCTGGAGATCGACAAGCGCGGCGGCGTCTTCACCGAGGGCCGCGACGCCTTCGGCCGCTTCACGGTGGACCACGCCACCGCCGACCGCACCGACTGGACCGCCCAACTCGACGCCTGGCTCCGCCAGTCCCTCCACCACCGCGGCCTCTTCTTCTGA
- the sigB gene encoding RNA polymerase sigma factor SigB translates to MALQMIEHETRPAATIDAEAGTDNLADLDATDERGVSTDLVRAYLNGIGRTKLLTAAQEVELSKRIEAGLFAEEKLSTCTPVSAELRADLALIVAEGRAAKDHLLEANLRLVVSIAKRYTGRGMAFLDLIQEGNLGLIRAVEKFDYTKGYKFSTYATWWIRQAITRAMADQARTIRIPVHMVEQVNRMVRARRELSVTLGREPTVAEVAKALDVPEFQVIELISYDREPVSLDQTVGEDGESALGDFVAAVDPSATPDETAADGELRNEVRIVLATLSQREQAVIRLRFGLDDGRQRTLDEVGREFGLSRERIRQIEKVTLLKLRAPERAQRLEAYAC, encoded by the coding sequence ATGGCCCTGCAGATGATCGAGCACGAGACCCGCCCGGCTGCCACCATCGACGCCGAGGCCGGCACCGACAACCTGGCCGACCTGGACGCCACCGACGAGCGCGGTGTCTCCACGGACCTGGTCCGGGCGTACCTGAACGGGATCGGTCGCACCAAGCTGCTCACCGCCGCCCAGGAGGTGGAGCTCAGCAAGCGGATCGAGGCCGGCCTCTTCGCCGAGGAGAAGCTCTCCACCTGCACCCCGGTCTCCGCCGAGCTACGCGCCGACCTGGCGTTGATCGTGGCCGAGGGCCGCGCCGCCAAGGACCACCTGCTGGAGGCGAACCTGCGGCTGGTGGTCAGCATCGCCAAGCGGTACACCGGTCGCGGGATGGCCTTCCTCGACCTGATCCAGGAGGGCAACCTCGGCCTGATCCGCGCCGTCGAGAAGTTCGACTACACCAAGGGCTACAAGTTCTCCACCTACGCCACCTGGTGGATCCGCCAGGCCATCACCCGCGCCATGGCCGACCAGGCCCGCACCATCCGCATCCCGGTGCACATGGTCGAGCAGGTCAACCGGATGGTCCGGGCCCGCCGTGAACTGTCGGTCACGCTGGGCCGGGAGCCCACCGTCGCCGAGGTCGCCAAGGCGCTGGACGTCCCCGAGTTCCAGGTGATCGAGCTGATCTCGTACGACCGCGAGCCGGTCAGCCTGGACCAGACCGTCGGCGAGGACGGCGAGAGCGCGCTCGGCGACTTCGTCGCCGCGGTGGACCCGTCGGCCACGCCGGACGAGACCGCCGCCGACGGTGAGCTGCGCAACGAGGTGCGGATCGTGCTGGCCACCCTCTCCCAGCGGGAGCAGGCGGTGATCCGGCTCCGGTTCGGGCTGGACGACGGCCGGCAGCGCACCCTGGACGAGGTGGGCCGCGAGTTCGGGCTGTCCCGGGAGCGGATCCGGCAGATCGAGAAGGTCACCCTGCTGAAGCTGCGCGCCCCGGAGCGGGCCCAGCGCCTGGAGGCGTACGCCTGCTGA